One Setaria italica strain Yugu1 chromosome II, Setaria_italica_v2.0, whole genome shotgun sequence DNA segment encodes these proteins:
- the LOC101761446 gene encoding cationic peroxidase 2: protein MRMAPRGSNGSGGGTKLLLCLLLVACTGAAGQGLRVGFYQQSCPDAESIVRNVTWPAAAADPSLAAKLLRLFFHDCFPQGCDASVLLDGRGTEKAAGPNLSLGGLEVIDAAKAALERSCPGTVSCADAVALATRDAVSFQFGRLLWQVETGRRDSRFSDEADGTKLPNPEYVFPILRDSFARRGLGVADLVALSGAHTLGRTTCMFVSPRLYTFQGNGGVDPFIEPRYARELMGQCTSMASANRVVMDPGSEFAFDTSYYRAIKANRGVLLTDSVLTHDDEAARLVDEMQDLGKFLAAFAASIQKMGAMDVLTGSQGEIRRNCRVVNY from the coding sequence ATGCGTATGGCTCCTCGGGGTAGtaatggcagcggcggcggcaccaagCTGTTGCTGTGCTTGCTGCTCGTCGCGTGCACCGGGGCTGCGGGGCAGGGGCTCCGGGTGGGGTTCTACCAGCAGAGCTGCCCGGACGCGGAGTCCATCGTGAGGAACGTCACCTGGCCTGCGGCGGCCGCCGACCCCAGCCTCGCCGCCAAGCTTCTCCGCCTCTTCTTCCACGACTGTTTCCCGCAGGGTTGCGACGCGTCGGTGCTGCTGGACGGCCGTGGCACGGAGAAGGCGGCGGGCCCGAACCTGTCGCTGGGCGGGCTGGAGGTGATCGACGCGGCCAAGGCGGCGCTCGAGCGGTCCTGCCCGGGcaccgtctcctgcgccgacgccGTGGCGCTCGCCACCCGTGACGCCGTCTCGTTCCAGTTCGGGCGGCTGCTGTGGCAGGTGGAgacggggcggcgcgactcccGCTTCTCCGACGAGGCCGACGGCACCAAGCTCCCCAACCCGGAGTACGTGTTCCCGATCCTCAGGGACTCCTTCGCCCGGCGCGGCCTCGGCGTCGCCGACCTCGTCgcgctctccggcgcgcacACGCTGGGCCGGACCACCTGCATGTTCGTGTCCCCGAGGCTCTACACCTTCCAGGGCAACGGCGGGGTGGACCCGTTCATCGAGCCCAGGTACGCGCGGGAGCTGATGGGGCAGTGCACGAGCATGGCGTCGGCGAACAGGGTCGTCATGGACCCCGGCAGCGAGTTCGCCTTCGACACCAGCTACTACAGGGCCATCAAGGCCAACCGCGGCGTGCTCCTCACGGACTCCGTGCTCACGcacgacgacgaggcggcgaggCTCGTCGACGAGATGCAGGACCTGGGCAAGTtcctcgccgccttcgccgcgtCCATCCAGAAGATGGGCGCCATGGACGTGCTCACCGGCAGCCAAGGCGAGATCAGGAGGAACTGCCGTGTCGTCAACTACTAG
- the LOC101776976 gene encoding cytochrome P450 3A29 has translation MASSSCDATAVPFTLLGALLTAGPAAWPVCVGGGRAFLRDYAQRGTNALLWAGLLAVTWVLLLRVAALLRLWALGSRIPGPHALLADPGLAAVLRTGGDVTGFLSKLHGSYGSVVRLWAGPSQLLVSVRDPTLVKEVLTKAEDKLPLTGRTYNLACGRLGLFVSSSEKVKSTRESLKIFLNEKLTIGVGRSSFKVIDAVMDRIDSIMSKDFLDCRSFSQHMSFNIIGGTLFGDAFFNWSDAVTYEELLMMVAKDGCFWASYAVCPFWKPSYRRYRTLCAKLKTLTEGIIRKSRDQNSSLHHFDQRSYLKSEGMIKGLNRGVLGEMMAGHCLHGAAEGSLSSEEEICGNIIGLMLHGISASANLIGNILTRFILFPKLQDQIHAEIVAVCDESSELEVDDVLRMQLLLATVYESARLLPAGPLLQRCSLKHDLTLGLGITVPAGAILVVPLHLVHMDASVWGNDAGQFNPHRFLKKDVDLGDILAAPRGSNGMNLFTECAKAESFLPFGSGSRACVGQKFAIIAISMLIASLLRNYEVQTHPSLCKEMEPEVDSSHVHHLPNPKIILTKRRI, from the exons atggcctcctcctcctgcgacGCCACCGCCGTTCCCTTCACCCTCCTGGGCGCGCTCCTCACCGCGGGGCCAGCTGCCTGGCCGGtctgcgtcggcggcggccgcgccttCCTCCGCGACTACGCCCAGCGGGGCACCAATGCGCTGCTGTGGGCGGGCCTCCTCGCAGTCACCTGGGTCCTGCTCCTCCGCGtcgccgcgctgctccgccTCTGGGCCCTCGGCTCCCGCATCCCGGGGCCTCACGCGCTCCTCGCAGACCccgggctcgccgccgtcctacGCACCGGCGGCGACGTCACCG GTTTCCTGTCAAAATTGCATGGCAGCTATGGCTCAGTTGTTCGCCTGTGGGCAGGACCCTCTCAGCTACTTGTATCAGTTAGAGATCCTACTCTAGTCAAAGAGGTTCTAACAAAGGCTGAAGATAAGTTACCATTGACTGGTAGAACATATAATTTAGCTTGCGGAAGACTTGGTCTATTCGTATCCTCATCCGAGAAG GTCAAAAGTACAAGAGAATCTCTGAAAATATTTTTGAATGAAAAACTTACAATTGGTGTCGGTCGAAGTTCATTCAAAGTTATTGATGCTGTCATGGATAGAATTGACTCTATTATGTCCAAGGATTTTCTGGACTGTAGATCTTTCTCCCAGCACATGTCCTTTAACATCATTGGTGGAACTCTTTTTGGTGATGCCTTCTTCAATTGGTCTGATGCTGTTACTTATGAGGAACTTCTTATGATGGTTGCAAAGGATGGTTGCTTCTGGGCTTCTTATGCAGTTTGCCCGTTTTGGAAGCCTAGCTATAGGAGGTACCGGACCCTTTGTGCTAAGCTGAAGACGTTAACAGAGGGAATCATCAGAAAATCAAGAGATCAAAATAGTTCACTTCACCACTTTGATCAGAGGTCATATCTAAAAAGTGAAGGGATGATAAAAGGTCTAAATAGAGGTGTTTTAGGTGAAATGATGGCAGGTCATTgtctccatggggctgctgaaGGATCACTTAGTTCAGAAGAGGAAATCTGTGGAAACATCATCGGTTTGATGTTACATGGTATTTCCGCTTCTGCTAACTTGATTGGTAACATTTTGACAAGGTTTATCTTGTTCCCAAAGTTGCAAGATCAG ATACATGCGGAGATTGTTGCAGTCTGCGATGAATCATCTGAGCTGGAGGTTGATGATGTGCTTAGGATGCAATTACTACTTGCTACTGTATATGAATCTGCTCGCCTTTTGCCTGCTGGACCTCTTCTGCAGAGATGTTCTTTGAAACATG ATTTGACTCTTGGCTTGGGCATCACTGTGCCAGCTGGAGCAATATTGGTAGTTCCTTTGCATCTTGTGCATATGGATGCTTCTGTGTGGGGCAATGATGCTGGCCAGTTCAATCCTCATCGGTTCCTCAAAAAGGATGTGGATCTTGGAG ATATATTAGCAGCACCCAGAGGCTCAAATGGGATGAATCTTTTCACCGAGTGTGCTAAGGCTGAGTCATTTCTTCCATTTGGTTCTGGAAGTCGAGCATGTGTTGGCCAGAAGTTTGCAATTATTGCAATATCAATGTTGATTGCCAGTCTGCTCCGCAACTATGAG GTACAGACTCATCCAAGTTTGTGTAAAGAAATGGAACCTGAAGTTGACAGCAGCCACGTTCACCATCTCCCAAACCCGAAGATCATCCTCACAAAAAGAAGGATCTAA
- the LOC101775893 gene encoding dolichyl-diphosphooligosaccharide--protein glycosyltransferase subunit 1B: MPPSLQTLTTPTLLLLLLTATAVSCSALPPEDGIRILSAEKRIDLTGSIVKVYLTLKVENAPAASDASQVLIAFTPTEAQHLAIVKATRAEGKRKKKTYAPLSVEASDLATTALNGARLYSVLLGTPLKPGEATTIEVLYVLTHSLEPFPAEISQSESQLVYFRDSAVLLSPYHVLEQVTYIKTPSNRIESFTRVDPTSRAGTEVKYGTYKNQAPNSYLPILVHYENNRPFAVVEELVRKVEISHWGNVQITEHYKLKHGGARHKGVFSRLEYQSRPSISGASSFKNLLARLPPRVHSIYYRDEIGNISTSHLRIGSLKSELEIEPRYPLFGGWHCTFTIGYGLPLEDFLFESEDGRRYINLTFGCPLLDTVVDDLTIKVVLPEGSKNPQPVVPFVTEKHLETSYSYLDVVGRTTVVLKKKNVVGEHNVPFQVYYEFNPIFMLAEPLMLVSAVLLFFVACIAYLHMDLSIGKSS; the protein is encoded by the exons ATGCCGCCGTCCCTCCAAACCCTGACCacccccaccctcctcctccttctcctcaccGCGACCGCCGTTTCATGCTCTGCCTTGCCGCCGGAGGACGGCATCCGGATCCTCTCTGCCGAGAAAAGG ATCGACCTCACTGGTTCCATTGTCAAAGTCTATCTAACACTGAAG GTCGAGAATGCTCCCGCTGCCTCTGATGCATCTCAAGTTCTTATCGCCTTCACGCCCACAGAGGCTCAACATCTCGCTATTGTCAAGGCCACAAGAGCAGAGGGGAAGCGCAAGAAGAAGACATATGCGCCCCTCTCGGTTGAAGCCTCTGATCTTGCCACCACCGCCCTGAATGGCGCTCGCCTCTACTCTGTTCTGCTGGGCACTCCTCTGAAACCTGGCGAGGCAACCACTATCGAAGTGTTATATGTGCTGACACACTCTTTAGAGCCCTTTCCTGCTGAGATTAGCCAGTCAGAGTCCCAGCTGGTTTACTTCCGTGACAGTGCGGTGCTTCTCTCGCCCTACCATGTTCTGGAGCAGGTTACCTACATCAAGACGCCGAGCAATAGGATTGAGTCCTTCACGAGGGTCGATCCTACCAGTCGTGCTGGTACTGAAGTGAAATATGGCACATATAAAAACCAGGCGCCAAACTCATATTTGCCAATCCTTGTGCACTATGAGAATAACCGTCCTTTTGCTGTTGTTGAGGAGCTTGTACGCAAGGTGGAGATTTCTCATTGGGGAAATGTCCAAATCACTGAACATTATAAACTGAAGCATGGTGGCGCTCGGCACAAAGGAGTCTTTTCAAG GCTTGAGTACCAGTCTAGGCCATCTATCAGTGGAGCGTCATCATTCAAGAATCTTCTTGCAAGGCTGCCTCCACGGGTTCATTCCATTTACTATCGTGATGAGATTGGTAACATCTCCACATCTCATCTGCGCATCGGTTCCCTCAAG TCGGAACTAGAAATTGAGCCCAGATATCCATTATTTGGTGGCTGGCACTGCACATTCACCATTGGCTATGGGCTGCCATTGGAAGATTTTCTCTTTGAGTCAGAAGATGGTCGGCGTTACATCAACCTTACTTTTGGTTGCCCTCTATTGGATACTGTGGTTGACGATCTTACAATTAAA GTTGTCCTTCCTGAAGGATCAAAAAATCCACAGCCTGTAGTTCCTTTTGTGACAGAGAAACATCTTGAG ACTAGTTATTCATACCTTGATGTTGTTGGAAGGACAACGGTGGtactcaaaaagaaaaatgttgtaGGAGAGCACAACGTTCCTTTCCAG GTGTACTATGAGTTCAATCCGATCTTCATGCTGGCGGAGCCGTTGATGCTAGTATCTGCAGTGTTGCTGTTCTTTGTCGCCTGCATTGCCTATCTTCACATGGATCTTTCCATCGGAAAATCATCATAG
- the LOC101776299 gene encoding histone-lysine N-methyltransferase SUVR4, which translates to MVSNKERARRAIDAMTALGFSKKESTPVLRSLLKLFDNSWEPIEDECYRALADAILDSRDRPKEPEHGSHHARMVAPEEDHHQPSTSLIVYGHPRDLDSEIEAPRIKRPRTNSNNFSADHCIDPQLSPPSSVTAQERARQMMDEDFQHAVFLREPKPEPDIDVAQSLHDAQVGIVSHPFNTSSSGAADPLASRPSVQNQTEISGNKGRPVQHCRTRTSSTSFVERTGSMGKQPQNRESLSDHTAVMHNTGTGSADERTQEAPYLHTVVASSTMGDVKMSIECNIDPSKFCMPSLEEVFRMVEDKCLHSYKSLPPNFSVSSLINEICQCVAQLANGSTAEYNVQSDSFDNGRNSQKESMMSGAALMKPIASMNSGGMKYKSVEDSLVLETSENGQEYSTVPQHLALSQVRCTHDVSDISKGEEKVRISVVNEFGSEKCPPSFYYIQRNLVSPKAYDNISAAGIGDEDSCADCFGNCLSAPIPCACARETGGEFAYTPGGLVKTTFLDECFSMNLFPEKHHKFFCKPLERPRNEALPEPSRRHLVRKVIRECWSKCGCNMQCGNRVVQRGIACNLQVFFTQEGKGWGLRTLDELPKGAFVCEYVGELLTNTELREKTSQKACKAGYTYPVDLDADCDSEGVLKDKEALCLDATFYGNVGRFINHRCYDANLVEIPVEVETPHHHYYHLALFTNKKVEAFEELTWDYGIDFDGDKHRGGTFQCLCGSRYCRGRKGRRNRGKAAAK; encoded by the exons ATGGTTTCCAACAAGGAGCGGGCACGCCGCGCCATTGACGCCATGACGGCCCTGGGATTCTCCAAGAAAGAGTCCACCCCCGTCCTCAGGAGTCTCCTCAAGCTCTTTGACAACAGCTGGGAGCCCATCGAGGACGAGTGCTACCGCGCCCTCGCCGACGCCATCCTCGACAGCCGCGACCGCCCCAAG GAGCCGGAGCATGGTAGCCACCATGCAAGAATGGTTGCGCCGGAGGAAGATCACCACCAGCCTTCTACTTCCCTTATCGTCTATGGCCATCCCCGTGACTTGGATAGTGAGATAGAGGCACCTCGCATCAAGAGGCCTAGAACCAACTCTAATAATTTCTCAGCAGATCACTGTATTGATCCTCAGTTGTCCCCGCCATCTTCTGTTACTGCACAAGAGAGGGCAAGGCAGATGATGGATGAAGATTTCCAACATGCTGTCTTCTTGAGAGAGCCTAAGCCTGAGCCTGATATAGATGTTGCACAGAGCCTTCATGATGCTCAAGTTGGCATTGTTTCCCATCCGTTCAACACCAGCTCCTCAGGTGCTGCAGATCCTCTAGCATCGCGTCCATCCGTTCAAAATCAAACAGAGATTTCAG GTAATAAAGGCAGGCCAGTTCAGCATTGTAGAACAAGGACATCATCCACTTCCTTTGTTGAACGCACGGGCAGCATGGGGAAGCAACCTCAAAATCGGGAAAGTTTGTCCGATCACACAGCTGTGATGCACAACACTGGGACAGGATCTGCAGATGAACGTACACAAGAAGCACCTTACTTGCACACTGTTGTAGCATCATCCACTATGGGTGATGTCAAGATGTCAATAGAATGCAACATAGACCCATCGAAGTTCTGCATGCCCAGTTTAGAAGAAGTTTTCAGGATGGTTGAGGATAAATGCCTTCACTCATACAAGAGTCTCCCACCAAATTTTTCCGTTAGCAGCCTGATCAATGAGATATGCCAATGTGTAGCACAACTGGCCAATGGCAGTACTGCAGAATATAATGTACAATCAGATTCTTTTGATAATGGCAGAAACTCGCAAAAggagtcaatgatgagtggtgCTGCACTCATGAAACCAATTGCTTCCATGAATAGCGGAGGCATGAAATATAAATCTGTAGAAGATTCATTGGTTTTAGAAACTTCAGAGAATGGACAAGAATATTCAACAGTTCCTCAGCATCTGGCACTTTCTCAAGTAAGGTGTACCCACGATGTGTCTGATATATCAAAGGGAGAAGAAAAGGTAAGGATATCAGTGGTGAACGAATTTGGCAGCGAGAAATGTCCACCTTCCTTTTATTATATACAAAGAAACCTTGTTTCCCCGAAGGCCTATGACAACATCTCTGCTGCCGGAATTGGTGACGAGGACAGTTGTGCTGACTGCTTCGGCAACTGCTTGTCTGCCCCTATACCATGTGCCTGTGCAAGAGAAACTGGGGGTGAATTTGCATATACACCAGGAGGTTTGGTTAAGACAACATTCCTTGATGAGTGTTTCTCTATGAATTTATTCCCAGAAAAACATCATAAGTTCTTCTGTAAACCACTGGAGAGGCCCAGGAATGAAGCTCTACCAGAGCCTAGCAGACGCCATCTTGTTAGGAAGGTTATCAGGGAATGCTGGAGTAAATGTGGTTGTAACATGCAATGCGGTAACCGTGTGGTTCAACGTGGTATAGCTTGCAACCTGCAG GTGTTTTTCACACAAGAAGGGAAGGGTTGGGGCCTACGCACACTTGATGAACTTCCAAAAGGAGCTTTTGTCTGTGAATATGTTGGCGAGTTGCTAACAAATACGGAGCTCCGTGAAAAGACATCTCAAAAAGCGTGCAAGGCTGGGTATACGTACCCGGTGGACTTGGATGCTGATTGTGATTCAGAGGGGGTGTTGAAGGACAAAGAGGCTTTATGCCTGGATGCAACATTTTATGGGAATGTTGGGAGATTCATCAACCACAG ATGCTACGATGCAAATTTAGTTGAGATCCCTGTTGAAGTGGAGACCCCTCATCATCACTATTACCAT CTTGCACTTTTCACAAACAAGAAGGTGGAGGCATTTGAGGAGCTCACATGG GATTATGGCATCGATTTTGATGGTGATAAGCATCGTGGCGGAACATTTCAATGCCTGTGCGGAAGCAGATACTGCCGCGGCAGGAAGGGTCGTA GGAACCGAGGAAAAGCTGCTGCAAAATAA